ACATCACACCTCCATCATCAAGCCACACGTCTGCTGCACTCATGCCTTTCAGTTACTCACACTGTTGCATTCTGTTTTATCACCAGTTAATTTGtcattttgttcatattttttttctctcttttttgtctTTGTATATCACCTCACCTGGTTTATGTGGACTTCACACACATCCATCTGGGCACTCtgggtgtgtgcatgtgtgtggaaTTCGGTGGccctgtgtgtgtctctgtgtgtgtactgtatgtatgtatgtgtgtgtcattgTGGGTGAGCAGTTACCCTTCCCTCCTGAGTATTTGGCTCCCTCTGCTGAGCGAgtgaagaaagagagaaaaacaaaactGGCCAAACACAGGAAAGATGGTTCAGGGAAGGTGAGAGAAAAAAAGAGCGGAGGTTGTTGGAAGCACGAATGCCTATGTTCACGTGGCCACACACAAAACTCACTTAAAGTCCACGTGGAATcaagttttactttattttgctagcttacattgttattctttagatcagtggttctcaactggtttggccatggaaCCCAATTTTTTACAAGGttatcaagccgcgacccaaatttttaggaactacaacacaattttagaaattataattaatttgtatttatttgttaacatacaccagtagtgacagataaatcataagaaattcacaaagacttacaaataaactattttattgctgtcatttaacaaaatgtatcaaattatagaaatatttcaGAGTAAatacgacaaatactgtaaacagtggttagggtaagaaaatgaactaaactgaactgttaatataacatgttgtctggtttctaaatgtcgtcttaattttaaaagtttcaTGCTCTCTTTTGGTAGAGCACCTCGCtacttatgacacactgaggcttaAAGTCTTTATGCCGTCAATATATCgttaccttagaattataaggttctatctgacatttttgtcaaaattgagttattgacatattcttattaaattcaaacttatttacattatgggttatttttttattggtagtttacattttaagactttttatttagaaaaacaaatgttacacacatgctGTTTGCTATGGAAAGCAAAAAccttaaagctcaatatctcaaaatcattcagaacgcagagagaaccttataattccaaggtgacgatatgtaaatccatactttacatattcaggttCGTACTTGCTCTTTGAcgtatttgttgctataattaaattaaatttcacgtCAAATGGTAGGGTTGTCGTGCATGCAtgtcaaaataagttaaaaattaaacttttgttgttttttttgaccacacactccgtgAACCCCTGAAAATGTTACCAAAAGTGGGTCGTGACCCACCAGTttagaaacactgctttagatgAACAAATAATCTGCGCagtttaattaactaaaataaaacgtTTTGGTTATCTTAAATCAAAAGATGATTGTGTTTTGAGTGATGGTCCATCTGTTTGCACCAATTTAATAGCTTCTACAGCATCAGTACATTAATATCCTTGCCCcttaatatatacaataataccACGCCCCTTTTACTGTTTGTTTGCTATGAGGAAATGAAGGAGAAAAGAAAGAACCTGCCTCTACTCATTATTCAGTTTCTGCTGAAATTACAGtgtcatactgaaataaaagtctccgCTACTTCTGGTTCTCTCGGACTCTAAGCATATTTTACTGCATTGCATATGAGGACCTAAAAAGCAAAAACTCTTTGtcttatagggatagttcacctaaaatcaTTTGAGTACACATTTAAGTTCAAATGttgcacacaaaagaagatattttgaaaaatgctcatAGCTTACACCCATTTTCTTCCATGCATTGCtgtcagcaaccagcattttccAAAGATCATCTTTTGTGTCTAACTGAAGAAATCATAAAGGGTTAAAACCACAatagggagagtaaatgatgagaagtTTCATATTTGTGTGTATTATCCATTTAAATTTCTCAAAAATCATGCTTTTCTGCAAATGATCTCTTCAATGCACCATTAAACAATATTTATGAAGATGAATGACAACCAATTTATCTATTTTTGCAAAAATTAactcattttttatgtttaatgtatgtgaTATTCagattttaagtaattttttaagtaacttttatttgtgttaatttgaatagtaTTTATTACTATAACTTTATAAATTTACACAATAATATAGTTCTTCATTCTTAGATAAATGACGATAGACCGgcatggctttttaaaaattctaataaacaactGAAGTGTCTATTAATGTTTATAATCTTGCTGTTACAGTACAGCTTCCCTTTACAAAACCATTTCTCCGCATCTCCCGCTTGTTCAGGTGGTTGGTCCACTCTCTTCCAGTTACCCGGCGGGCAGTGGCCCAGCGGGGGGTGCGAGTGGGCCGTTCAGCTGGGTCCCGCAGCAGATGCTGAGCGAGGACGCAGGAGAAGACGAGGGAGACAGTGAAGGAGAGAGTGACcgaggagaggaggagagaggagAGGGAGACGAGGCAGAGCTGGTCATTGACATACCTAATGAGTGAAGGTAATAGACAAATACAGCTGAGGCCACAACTACTGAGAGATCCTTCTGTCTGTTTAAGGGGGTGTCCTTATCATtggttatactgtatatttttagttCCAACATTAAATGTAGAcctttttgttaatttaaaacaaaaaacagtttcTTTTTCAGGGCTCACATTTAAGAATGgagtataatattatttatctgagAAACAAATGGGGTTGAtctaattgttgttttattttttcgaTTTGTTTATAGTCAACAAATCTGCATTTACATGATTATAAATATAGTAAAACAGTTGTGTTGGGAAATATGTTTGCAATATAAGAAGTGTTGCGCCTTATTTAATTTCTATAATAAAGCTTTATGTACAATTCTCAGTATTAAAAATCATTAACCACTAACTCAAACTCCTAATTTTCTGCttatagttattaaggtagtagttaggtttagggcgaggcagtggcgcagtaggtagtgctgtagcctcacagtaagaaggtcgctgggtttggtttcggctcagttggtgtttctgtgtggagtttgcatgttctccctgccgtgggtttccttcgggtgctccggtttccccccacagtccaaagacatgtggtacaggtgaattgggtaggctaaattgtccgtagtgtatgagtgtgtgtgtgtgtgtgaatgtgtgtgtggatgtttcccagagatgggttgcggctggaagggcattcgctgcgtaaaaacttgctaaataagttggcggttcattccgctgtggcaaccccagattattaaagggactaagctgacaagataatgaatgaatgaatgaatgaatgaatgaatagttaggtttaggtattgggtaggattagggatattgaataagatcatacagaatatgtactgtatgtgtttgaattttattattatggtaTTCAATAAAGAATTTAATAGTTATTGTAACATATCATGGATTTAGTTATAttagaatatgtactttatatatacaaataaacagccaataaattaaaaataggcAGGAAATAAGCCACTTgttaatagtgggaattggtacttaaactatgggctctatcatacacttGGTCCAATAGGGTGCAAGACATGTATGGcaggatttgttgctattttcagaccagcgcaaccctaattttcacattttgcgccaTGTTGTATAAATAGTGAAAGTAAAgaagccgaatggaggaggctcgttctttatcctcacatagatggtctgtttaactgttttttccactagtaaagcgttcagtttttccacttacatgtgaatagcaaatgtgccatggtgcgacgcaactgactcttaaagggtatgggagatgagactctgattggtttattgcatgttatactcaaaacacatcccataacttattaagagaataagcacaacactgttagaTCTTACAACAGGGAgcaaactgtatttttctgtctttaaaatagcaaaagaggattcggacacgcccttaatgcttttgcgccatgcactttagactttgcgcctaaaTTAGGGCcctaaatttgtttcaaataatgtaaatatattttataattcaatttatttctgtgatggtaATGGCATATGACATTTGAAACAACCAAACAAGAACatgaaatataaatacaaatactgtACGGTTGGTGTATGTGTGTAGTTGCATTATGATTGTATTTGAACGGGGAAAAATCAAAGTAGAAAAATTTgaagaaaattaacattttatataatgtaaatgtaggattaaaaaaagagactcatGAACCTGTAACATAAatttctgataataataataataataatttaacatttttagcaTAAAATGGCAGGACAATAACACTTTTTATCTTTAATTAgatatttttgtcttattttcctgCCAACATGCTATTGTTGGgcctttttaaatatgatattctTAGATCATTCAGATCCTTTGCGATATGCAAGCACTTTTATTAGTTGGAAATTGGAAATAAACCAGGTTAAAAAACGATTTAGTGACTCATCATGAAGAAATCTGCACTTGTGCTGTTATGCTGGCATTGGCGTTTGTTTGTATTACAGATTGAGTTACTAAAAACACCTGACTCACTGTAGATAATGGATAGGCTCATTCTTTAAAGACTGCAGAGCTGCAATATGTTCCCCAAGCATACTTTAAATATAGAGTTGTGCGACAGCGTTAAGAAAGACTGAGTGAGCAGAACAAAGAGAGGAAAACAGACAGATTGAGAAAGCCACACCCATATTACCCAGGAGCACATCAACACTAGTCCAGGCAAGTTTCTGAGGGATcattaagcacacacacacctggtgAATCTGAATTAGACAGTACAGTGTATCTGTATCagtttaataataacataattacTTATGAAATGCTATTAAATTCTGTTTCCTTTTCTTTCACATAGGTGTCGAGAGAAACTACAAGcaaaacatgatcatttttgttgtttattgttttttttatattaaatgtttaaaatatatccCCGTGTTTCTGTCTTCTTTTTAGTAAGTACATCAGATGTCAAGCACAATCTCCGATTTATGGAAaaactcaaatatttttttttttttattacttggggaaaaaaagccaagcaaagataaaaaatgactagctgcaaaaaaaaagcaaGTTTGCTATTGTGAAGGCTGGGGAATGCTGACACACAGGTAGTCATGAAGGCGTGCGAGAGGTGTGTGTTCTGGTTTGTGTGCATTATAGTAATACTGAACCGAGGTGTAGTCAGCAAGAGTGATTTGGAAAGGGAGGGATGGATGAAATGGAGTGAAAGGGGGAGGGATGAAGAAGGTGAGATTGTGCCCAGACTCATTCTGCatagccagagagagagagagagggagggagagagagagatcttGTTATTGTGTAGCTGCTAGTTCAGCACTGTTAGCTGCAGTCTCTGCTCTGCTGTACCAAGGGCTTTTGGCCATGCATTTACCCAGACTCACTGTGTTGTTGATCTCTGCAGTGCTGGTTAATGGTGGTGTAGTCCGGGCAAGTTCCCACGCAGATCTCGATCCAGGCTTCCTTCAGTGTCATGACTGTTTTTTCAGGGGCTCGCCTCCACAGGCACTCTCTGATGTGGGTTTGGAGCAGAGATGTCACAGACATCTGACCGGACGGCCTTTTGCTTCACTGTTTAACACCAACTGCCAGAGCACAGTCTTCACAGCACTTCACCTCAGCTTGAATAATGGATGGGGCAGAGGAGAGGAGAGCACGGTGAGACACAATGTTTTTCTCTCTCCCTTAGCTACTGGCTTAAAGATTTGTTCGGAGTTCAAGATTTGAGCAAGTGCTTCTGCTGGAAATGCATTGCTTTGATATTAGTGCTGAGTGCTGTTATTATACAGGCACTTATGCTAAATGAGTGTAAAGTCATTGTAGATGTCTGAATTTTTTATTAAAGCCTTGCTAAACTACATTCATTACAGTTTCTGCTGAATTGCGAATGCACAATGCTGTTAAGTCAGGCGGAAGAATAATGTTGTTTATAACTTCAGCATAACATAATTGTATTCCTTTCTGATAAAATAAGGACTTTAAATATGCACCTTGTTTTCTTGACattcatacacttttttttttaagatggattatttgtgaatttaaagCATAATCATTTGCATTTGTATTACACAAAGTAGAGGTATACTTGAGTCACTGCATGAGTGAGATGCAGATTTTCTTGTTGTCCACAAAATTTCACAAGGTAGTcgatatacaaaaaaaacaaacaggaaatgaTGTCATTTAGATGACCCCTACAGACTCCCATGACTGGGATAAAGCCGATAAGTTCCTTGAATAATCAGATCATTTACTTTTTTATGACAGGGTAGGGTTAGATTATTAAACCAAAACTTAAAATGTACTCACTCCCTAAGGAAAAAAATGCTAAGGACTTTAATGGCCACCAGTTTTCAACAGGAATATCCTGATcagtttttttgccctcgagtccgagtcattagattttgagtatctaccgaaacccaatccgatacttctataatatatataaaaaagcaaagaaacagatccagaatGTTCCTTCTTTTTTAGTTGATTCACCTTATTTTACCATTTAACTCTTGTTACAAActgagcacttctgtgaggtagcttgaacaatcaagtaataaataacctaaattcttcacttttggactttagtgcaacactaaatatataaaaaatctagtATAAAAAcgaatagcacctcaacttaaaattcccagcatgtaaacaaaaaataaaagtcccacagtGTTTGCAaaggcatttaaccaatagcatctctgcaacaaagtgatgtcatgtcgCACAGGTTGCTGTTTtcgtgtgaagtcaagaaagaggtctaactctgttaCTGCATGACTATAGGTGTGTTAAAataatatctgtctgtctgtctgtctgtctgtctgtctgtctgtctatctgtctatctatctatctatctatctatctatctatctatctatctatctatctatctatctatctatctatctatctatctatctatctatctatctatctatctatctatctatctatctatctatctatctatctatccatctatctatctatctatctatctatctacctgccTACCTGCCTACCTATATAGTTTTGATTGGGAGTAAATGTCCaattccgatcgagtctgaaaccgctTGGTTGGGCCAGATTTTCGGTCATGTGATTGGATCTGGACATTCCTAGTGTCCATCATAAGTCAGAATATCTTACTCTGTGTTCAGCTGAAGAAATTAATTCAAAACAGGTTTGAGCTGAAATCTGATGACAGAATTTGCATgtttgggtgaattattcctttaatttATGAATGAAAATTGACCACAAATATCATTTgcacaatgctgacacacaatgctAGAAAAGCTTATCTAATAAATCatactatttaaaatatatattatactaaTGGATAAATGCTATGCTAAGTAATAAAGACTGCATTTAATTAATGAGGCTAATCTTGAAGCAAGACTCAGAACAGGTTGATTCATTCAGTCACACCTCAAAACAAACACCACATTCCTCACTGACAACCACAGTGTTTCCAGTTTTTTTCAAATTCTCTCAAAATAGTTTGTTCCATGTATAGTGTGGTGAAATGGATGTTATGTTGTTATAATTCCATGAGGCATTCGTGGATCATTGAAACACAAATGGAGATGTTTTAAATGAAATCCAAGAGCTACCTTATCATTGTCAACACATTCCATGTGATTTGTGTcattcaactgtaatcatacgaagctgCATGAacaattttgtgttcaacacaactcaaatctgtgtgtttactacCGGCACGCTAGCATGTTGTGCTGCTGACactaataacaacaaaacattgtaCTGCCTGTAGTAAATGCGTGACCTTATATGATGAGGTTGATAAGACATTGGTCACACAatgtcatatttacattttttttctgccacacaaaagtgttcatggagcttcgtatgattacagttgaaacaCTGAAGCCACATGGGATGTTTTGACAATGCTTTTGCTTCCCTTACTGAACATCAATGAACCATTGCAGTCTAGCGAGGATAAGAGAGCTcgcagatttcatctaaaatgtcttaatttgtgttctgaagatgaacgatgGTCTCAGGGGTTTAAAACAACATAAAGGTGAATAATAACAAGAGATTACAATCAAATAATAAGAATGTGTTACAATCAAATAAGAAACTAAATGCATGTCTCTCTCAATCCGCAGGAAGCCCAAGAAGAGATCAATGTTGATTCCCATGTGGCCATCCCAGCACTTTACAGAGAAACCTCAGATGAGACTCCATCATCCTCACCGTTCCTCCAGTGGGATTCTCTGACAGCCGAGTTGATCCGGAGTTCCATCATAGCGAAGTGTTCAGAGAATGGCGGGGAAATTTATGTGCAGACTGGTGTTGGCGGCTTTAATGAATGTGGAGGGAAACCGATGTGGTCAGCACTGTGTTGTGCTGCTTCAGGCGGAGATGGTAGCTTCAGTTTTGGGCTAGTGAAGGAGGGGGATGTGAAAGTACTCAGCATTAAAGCACTAGAAGAGAGAATTGGTGTTGCAGGTTTGTTTTCAGGAGGCTGTGGTGAAATAGGACATGAGATGGAAGAGGAACTTGCTTCCATTTTGAAGAAGGAGATGAATAGCATTGAAACACCCAATTCTGACGCACAAAGCGAGGAACACATTAGCAAGCGTAACACTCGGGAAGCAGAATCATCAGAATCAATCGATGAGCAAGTGAACTCAGAGTCTTCAGAATCTTCCTTGGGTTCAGACATGAACATTCAGGAGGACACCGAAGAAATTGAGCGCTCCGAATCAGTTCTTCTCTACACTTTGTCCACCATCGTCTCTCTTCTTTATGCCCCATTCTCTCCAATCGTAAACATAGCCACTAATCTTCCTTTCCAGCTGGGTTATGTTCTCCAGGAAGATCTGGCTGTTCTGGCCTCGGTGCCTGTTGACAGCTTCACTTTGGTCAACAATCTGGGATCAGGAGTGTGTTCTGGAGTTTCATGCATCTTGAACACCTTGTACCAGACTGGAGAAACTAGCGTGTGCACCATGTACGCCTGTCTCTCTCCACTAGCTGGCAGCTTGGGGCTGGCATTCCAGGAGGGATTCATAGGAACAGGGACTCTGGCCTCAGATGCCGTGGGTATCATGACAGGAACAGTGGGGAATGGTTTTAGTATCATTAGAACTGTTCTTGGGTCAGTCTGGGATGGCACAGTAGATTACCTATGGGCCGTATCCTCAGAAATGGGCCACCAGGTGTCAACTGTAGGCAGTGGGATTGGCAAACTTACCTGGAGAAGTGGTAAAGGGGTGGGTCACGTGCTTAACTTTGGTGTGTCCATCGTAGGTGGAGTGGTGGAAAATACTGTAGACAATGTTCTGGAAGCTTTTGGAGGAAGCTCAGGGGAGTCATCTCAATTGCAAACACCTGAGTTGCTGACATCTGAAGTGGTTGGTGAATAGATTTGAGCATATGTGTATATGGTTGTGTTAGCTATATCTTATTTGCATATTACACTACAAATAAAGCGCAACACCACTTATCCACTTTTGTTGCAGCCTTGGTTTTGGAAGAATtttcccagttttttttttttttttgaaatagataaaaaatgtaattaaatgtaaagcCATGAACCAAACAAATCAACTGTGTGGGTTTGTTACCACTTTAaaaaattgatttaaatgaaaattacatgaaaatcagACAAAAAGACAAATGTAGAAGACTATACTAAACAGCTTTTTAGAGGGACGGAACTACAATCCCATAAAGTACCACAAATGacataattttaaacaaataattctaaaattcttcatttttgaaaatatactgtatgtttgatGGGTAATACAGATTTCCCCTCTGTGATTTATGCTGATAGATATTAATCTTAAAAAAGAAGCTAAAATATAGGGACTGATGGCTCAACAAGATCATATGCCATTGATTAACTTCCTAGTAGCTCAGTGTAGGTCTGTCTTTAATAATATCATTAGACACCAGTTTTCCTATGAAGAAAATGAGTGGGACTTTTAGTTCCTGGACCTACAGTAGTTCTAGCACTCTATTGTGTCCAGCAGACTGAATATTGACCATTTGGCATGTGGATTTAAATCATGATACTTTATCATCTCAAATGGAGAATCATCTCAATCGCAAACACCTAAATTGCTGATATCTGAAGTGGTCGGTGAATAGatttaaatgagtgtgtatatggCTATATGTTAGCTTATTTGCATATTACACTACAAATAGAGTGCAACACCACTTGCCCACTTTTGTTGCAGCCTTGGTTTCAGAAGAACTTtcctcatttatttttaatggatataaagtgaaataaaattgaaagccataaacaaaacaaatcagtCAACCGTGTGGGTTTATTACCACTTTAAAAACTTTAATTCAAATGAAAGGTACAtaaaaatcagacaaaacaaacGTAGAAGACTATACTAAACCGCTTTTCAGAGGGACAGAACTACGATCCCAAGAAGTACCAGTAatgacataaatttaaaaaagacaattaaaaactaaaattattcatttaaataatagaacacacacacacacacacacacacacagtacatatatatatatatatatatatatatatatatatatatatataacatgcgtTGCTTAGTGCCCCCAATAGTACTGatgtacagccatatcgcactgctactcgtgtgatattgcgtttatacaacagtttgacggcataattgtgtatataaatacaaaatcaaacatggagagtctcaaaaacgtttgtatgaggaactactttcgtTCGCATTTGATTCAAGTAATAAGCTGACAGCTTAACAGTTGAAGAAGCATcttttagatctgtagtgtctgctttttgctggttgtatgtggccggagtaatacacaaagggtaaaaaggctgtacgggtgctgatattacttaaatatatcacggctatcagccaatcagatt
This sequence is a window from Danio rerio strain Tuebingen ecotype United States chromosome 16, GRCz12tu, whole genome shotgun sequence. Protein-coding genes within it:
- the si:ch73-54f23.2 gene encoding uncharacterized protein LOC107988037 precursor (The RefSeq protein has 7 substitutions compared to this genomic sequence), which encodes MHLPRLTVLLISAVLVNGGVVRASSHADLDPGFLQCHDCFFRGSPPQALSDVGLEQRCHRHLTGRPFASLFNTNCQSTVFTALHLSLNNGWGRGEESTEAQEEINDDSHEAIPALYRETSDETPSSSPFLQWDSLTAELIRSSIIAKCSENGGEIYVQNGVGGFNECGGKPMWSALCCAASGGDGSFSFGLVKEGDVKVLSIKALEERIGVTGLFSGGCGEIGHEMEEELASILKKEMNSIETPNSDAQSEEHISKRNTQEAESSESIDEEVNSESSESSLGSDMNIQEDTEEIERSESVLLYILSTIVSLLYAPFSPIVNIATNLPFQLGYVLQEDLAVLASVPVDSFTLVNNLGSGVCSGVSCILNTLYQTGETSVCTMYACLSPLAGSLGLAFQEGFIGTGTLASDAVGIMTGTVGNGFSIIRTVLGSVWDGTVDYLWAVSSEMGHQVSTVGSGIGKLTWRSGKGVGHVLNFGVSIVGGVVENTVDNVLEAFGGSSGESSQLQTPELLTSEVVGE